In Melanotaenia boesemani isolate fMelBoe1 chromosome 16, fMelBoe1.pri, whole genome shotgun sequence, the following proteins share a genomic window:
- the etaa1b gene encoding ewing's tumor-associated antigen 1 homolog isoform X1, whose amino-acid sequence MLVEAARFLRVGGIMSERRTHATAGSPEFSELWRNVSNISYNKTQSRKTGQRMPDTTTSPMCNGEAADEFRVTDVRSPRHRGGRYPGFNHGDSPGDGEASQDIFWDSTSPTQAGLGHWNTRVVEISDIVNRIAPKNMKSKGKECSLLQWINDSAIPCTPEIPKPRVKKRSSRQSSVDDLMKLAKQFDENMQQDQESSERLNAVNNNLNERVYTSEAKLTDSSVPSHVKDLKCPSSSDQVEAELHALFDCSTQRVSGNLSEASACSQEIKDLAVTSALAERQQSEFKSADKCESAAHPSEQKGTRIYNTNSCDDFDDDWENDDLLNDPFVLAITQNPNEQLDAKPKTTFQPDTKTNATQFTSVCKPTTNKASAHQPSGSHCKMSCRALQELCPKPKATNRSTFKLEPNPHFQPKMAKDVSKFSYTKIEPKSNMTHQKSATTKTDSTLKPDKANNDHIGYLKEPSVKDISDSLWDDWGDDALLYQVCDSMEKISNSQPQQVNPSNCQEKQNIAMDRQKRTSDPLQIDMAQSMKAHTNRESACAFVRSKSLPETSCEAVNYQGWNIPMKSANNKSGMSQSFPGSHTSLGTFSHCRDSSGTFQSGNTNVDMKLLMARAPQNSKSHHPAFKRNVSDSAIISNKVFVTSQMTGKCSAADIERKKQEALARRRLRLQNASKPP is encoded by the exons ATGTTAGTGGAAGCTGCGCGGTTTCTGCGGGTCGGAGGAATCATGTCAGAACGGAGGACACATGCTACTGCTGGCAGCCCTGAGTTCTCTGAACTGTGGAGGAACGTTTCCAATATCTCCTATAACaaaacacagagcagaaaaacGGGACAACGGATGCCTGACACAACGACATCACCCATGTGTAACGGTGAGGCTGCAGATGAGTTTAGAGTGACAGATGT GCGGAGTCCGAGGCACAGAGGCGGCAGATACCCCGGATTCAATCACGGGGATTCTCCGGGAGACGGAGAAGCTTCACAAGATATTTTCTGGGATTCCACATCTCCCACACAAGCAG ggtTGGGACACTGGAACACCAGAGTTGTCGAAATATCAGATATTGTCAACCGCATTGCTCCAAAG AATATGAAATCAAAAGGGAAGGAATGTTCTTTACTGCAGTGGATCAATGACAGCGCCATTCCCTGTACACCCGAGATTCCGAAGCCAAGAGTCAAAAAGAGATCCTCTCG ACAGAGTAGTGTGGATGACCTCATGAAACTGGCCAAACAGTTTGATGAAAACATGCAGCAAGACCAGGAGTCATCAGAACGGCTGAATGCTGTCAACAATAACTTGAATGAACGTGTGTACACCTCTGAAGCTAAactgacagattcatcagtcccTAGTCACGTGAAGGATCTAAAGTGTCCGTCCTCGTCAGATCAAGTGGAAGCAGAGCTGCACGCTCTGTTTGACTGCTCCACTCAGCGAGTCAGCGGCAACTTGAGCGAGGCCTCTGCCTGTTCACAAGAAATTAAAGACCTAGCTGTGACCTCAGCTTTAGCTGAACGCCAACAGTCAGAGTTCAAGTCAGCTGACAAATGTGAATCAGCTGCACATCCCTCAGAGCAGAAAGGAACTCGCATTTACAATACAAACAGTTGTGATGACTTTGATGATGACTGGGAGAATGATGACTTACTCAATGATCCCTTTGTCTTGGCGATAACCCAGAATCCCAATGAGCAACTTGATGCCAAACCTAAGACCACATTTCAGCCTGACACTAAGACAAATGCTACCCAGTTCACCTCTGTTTGCAAGCCAACTACAAATAAAGCTTCTGCACATCAGCCTTCTGGCTCACACTGTAAGATGAGCTGCAGAGCTCTTCAGGAACTGTGTCCCAAACCAAAGGCTACCAACCGAAGCACTTTCAAGCTGGAGCCCAACCCTCACTTCCAGCCCAAGATGGCCAAAGATGTTTCAAAGTTCAGCTACACTAAGATTGAACCCAAATCAAATATGACTCACCAGAAGTCTGCTACCACAAAGACAGACTCAACTCTCAAACCTGACAAAGCCAACAATGATCATATTGGTTATTTAAAGGAACCTTCTGTTAAAGATATTTCTGATAGTTTGTGGGATGATTGGGGTGATGATGCTCTTCTCTACCAGGTGTGTGACAGCATGGAGAAGATCTCCAACAGTCAGCCACAGCAAGTGAATCCCAGCAACtgccaagaaaaacaaaatattgccATGGACAGACAAAAGAGAACATCAGATCCTCTGCAAATCGACATGGCCCAGTCCATGAAGGCCCATACCAACAGGGAGTCTGCGTGTGCTTTTGTTCGTTCTAAGTCATTACCAGAGACTAGCTGTGAAGCTGTGAACTACCAAGGATGGAACATTCCTATGAAAAGTGCCAACAACAAATCAGGGATGTCTCAGAGCTTCCCAGGAAGCCACACAAGTCTGGGCACATTTAGCCACTGTAGGGATTCCTCTGGAACTTTCCAGTCTGGAAATACTAATGTGGATATGAAACTTCTCATGGCCAGAGCACCACAGAACTCCAAGTCCCATCATCCAGCTTTCAAGAGAAACGTATCAGACTCGGCAATCATAAGCAATAAAG TGTTTGTTACAAGCCAGATGACAGGGAAGTGCTCTGCAGCCGATATCGAGAGGAAGAAACAAGAAGCTTTGGCCAGGAGGCGCCTGCGATTGCAGAATGCCTCAAAACCACCCTGA
- the etaa1b gene encoding ewing's tumor-associated antigen 1 homolog isoform X2, whose amino-acid sequence MLVEAARFLRVGGIMSERRTHATAGSPEFSELWRNVSNISYNKTQSRKTGQRMPDTTTSPMCNDARSPRHRGGRYPGFNHGDSPGDGEASQDIFWDSTSPTQAGLGHWNTRVVEISDIVNRIAPKNMKSKGKECSLLQWINDSAIPCTPEIPKPRVKKRSSRQSSVDDLMKLAKQFDENMQQDQESSERLNAVNNNLNERVYTSEAKLTDSSVPSHVKDLKCPSSSDQVEAELHALFDCSTQRVSGNLSEASACSQEIKDLAVTSALAERQQSEFKSADKCESAAHPSEQKGTRIYNTNSCDDFDDDWENDDLLNDPFVLAITQNPNEQLDAKPKTTFQPDTKTNATQFTSVCKPTTNKASAHQPSGSHCKMSCRALQELCPKPKATNRSTFKLEPNPHFQPKMAKDVSKFSYTKIEPKSNMTHQKSATTKTDSTLKPDKANNDHIGYLKEPSVKDISDSLWDDWGDDALLYQVCDSMEKISNSQPQQVNPSNCQEKQNIAMDRQKRTSDPLQIDMAQSMKAHTNRESACAFVRSKSLPETSCEAVNYQGWNIPMKSANNKSGMSQSFPGSHTSLGTFSHCRDSSGTFQSGNTNVDMKLLMARAPQNSKSHHPAFKRNVSDSAIISNKVFVTSQMTGKCSAADIERKKQEALARRRLRLQNASKPP is encoded by the exons ATGTTAGTGGAAGCTGCGCGGTTTCTGCGGGTCGGAGGAATCATGTCAGAACGGAGGACACATGCTACTGCTGGCAGCCCTGAGTTCTCTGAACTGTGGAGGAACGTTTCCAATATCTCCTATAACaaaacacagagcagaaaaacGGGACAACGGATGCCTGACACAACGACATCACCCATGTGTAACG ATGCGCGGAGTCCGAGGCACAGAGGCGGCAGATACCCCGGATTCAATCACGGGGATTCTCCGGGAGACGGAGAAGCTTCACAAGATATTTTCTGGGATTCCACATCTCCCACACAAGCAG ggtTGGGACACTGGAACACCAGAGTTGTCGAAATATCAGATATTGTCAACCGCATTGCTCCAAAG AATATGAAATCAAAAGGGAAGGAATGTTCTTTACTGCAGTGGATCAATGACAGCGCCATTCCCTGTACACCCGAGATTCCGAAGCCAAGAGTCAAAAAGAGATCCTCTCG ACAGAGTAGTGTGGATGACCTCATGAAACTGGCCAAACAGTTTGATGAAAACATGCAGCAAGACCAGGAGTCATCAGAACGGCTGAATGCTGTCAACAATAACTTGAATGAACGTGTGTACACCTCTGAAGCTAAactgacagattcatcagtcccTAGTCACGTGAAGGATCTAAAGTGTCCGTCCTCGTCAGATCAAGTGGAAGCAGAGCTGCACGCTCTGTTTGACTGCTCCACTCAGCGAGTCAGCGGCAACTTGAGCGAGGCCTCTGCCTGTTCACAAGAAATTAAAGACCTAGCTGTGACCTCAGCTTTAGCTGAACGCCAACAGTCAGAGTTCAAGTCAGCTGACAAATGTGAATCAGCTGCACATCCCTCAGAGCAGAAAGGAACTCGCATTTACAATACAAACAGTTGTGATGACTTTGATGATGACTGGGAGAATGATGACTTACTCAATGATCCCTTTGTCTTGGCGATAACCCAGAATCCCAATGAGCAACTTGATGCCAAACCTAAGACCACATTTCAGCCTGACACTAAGACAAATGCTACCCAGTTCACCTCTGTTTGCAAGCCAACTACAAATAAAGCTTCTGCACATCAGCCTTCTGGCTCACACTGTAAGATGAGCTGCAGAGCTCTTCAGGAACTGTGTCCCAAACCAAAGGCTACCAACCGAAGCACTTTCAAGCTGGAGCCCAACCCTCACTTCCAGCCCAAGATGGCCAAAGATGTTTCAAAGTTCAGCTACACTAAGATTGAACCCAAATCAAATATGACTCACCAGAAGTCTGCTACCACAAAGACAGACTCAACTCTCAAACCTGACAAAGCCAACAATGATCATATTGGTTATTTAAAGGAACCTTCTGTTAAAGATATTTCTGATAGTTTGTGGGATGATTGGGGTGATGATGCTCTTCTCTACCAGGTGTGTGACAGCATGGAGAAGATCTCCAACAGTCAGCCACAGCAAGTGAATCCCAGCAACtgccaagaaaaacaaaatattgccATGGACAGACAAAAGAGAACATCAGATCCTCTGCAAATCGACATGGCCCAGTCCATGAAGGCCCATACCAACAGGGAGTCTGCGTGTGCTTTTGTTCGTTCTAAGTCATTACCAGAGACTAGCTGTGAAGCTGTGAACTACCAAGGATGGAACATTCCTATGAAAAGTGCCAACAACAAATCAGGGATGTCTCAGAGCTTCCCAGGAAGCCACACAAGTCTGGGCACATTTAGCCACTGTAGGGATTCCTCTGGAACTTTCCAGTCTGGAAATACTAATGTGGATATGAAACTTCTCATGGCCAGAGCACCACAGAACTCCAAGTCCCATCATCCAGCTTTCAAGAGAAACGTATCAGACTCGGCAATCATAAGCAATAAAG TGTTTGTTACAAGCCAGATGACAGGGAAGTGCTCTGCAGCCGATATCGAGAGGAAGAAACAAGAAGCTTTGGCCAGGAGGCGCCTGCGATTGCAGAATGCCTCAAAACCACCCTGA